In Prescottella soli, a genomic segment contains:
- a CDS encoding sensor histidine kinase — MLKVRLGIRARILAIALVPSLALLGIGVGTAGYLIREGRHSEQWAAANQEAVSHARDVVAWVEQERMLSLWQLSGEQSDPAALDATRKKLDTAFAELALYSPKLETLSRGAMGADTGGFDTLSAALPQIRGQIDAGRMSIEDTYAIYNRILDAVALGSNLITSNAPNAQVGVTLLNAVRTLYAVEGMSRSAALTAAELNGRLSSGPLRNDYRNLVGSYRIALPQLAADLGADPAADTIRAALASPGWQQVAAMEDYLINPPKPDKYGDVPPPPMTFAEWRSAQEQLSVPVIDAWKSLNDHANQIAADEGKRTAANSLWAGAAVLALALVAFLLSLWLANRLIGRLKRLRKETLDLAEVELPETMRKLAAGEQIDPQAAHLDFGDDEIGSVAKAFNRAHTAAVSAAVTEARTREGVRAVFLNIAHRSQMVVHRQLEVLDEAEQRQEDPAMLDAFFRLDHLATRERRNAENLVILGGGQPGRQWRTPVPLVDLVRSAISESLDYTRVHNRRMPQVFIVGNVVADLIHLLAELLDNATAFSPPQSRVEVSGTVVGKGVVIEISDQGMGMSAEELDRVNEMLRNPPDFGVETLSETSRLGLFIVSQLGVRHGISVQLSESEYGGIRAIVLVPNSVVAADTTPVVGDVPDRFADHRPEVRTASALPDLDSAESASAAVGVATLAPVTPAPPIEQLVQPVAPERAWSHLDRVDSAPQAEYTEYSATTAWHEVPTPAAERASSTPQPLLDNGGDGRPNLPRRRRQASLAPELAHDPQPEPETEAQQPQRSAEQARDLMSAITYGTQQARQSAPAPEHPIWDEMKDDGR, encoded by the coding sequence ATGTTGAAAGTGCGCCTCGGCATCCGAGCCCGGATCCTGGCCATCGCATTGGTGCCTAGCCTGGCATTGCTCGGTATCGGTGTAGGAACCGCGGGCTACCTGATTCGTGAGGGTCGACATTCCGAGCAATGGGCGGCCGCGAACCAAGAAGCCGTGAGCCACGCTCGCGATGTGGTTGCCTGGGTGGAACAGGAGCGGATGCTGTCGCTGTGGCAGCTGTCCGGTGAACAGAGCGATCCGGCCGCGCTCGACGCAACACGGAAGAAACTCGACACCGCGTTCGCGGAGCTGGCTCTCTACTCACCAAAGCTGGAGACCCTGTCGAGGGGTGCCATGGGTGCCGACACGGGTGGGTTCGACACCTTGAGCGCTGCCCTGCCCCAGATTCGCGGTCAGATCGACGCAGGACGAATGTCGATCGAGGACACATACGCCATCTACAACCGCATTCTCGATGCGGTTGCGCTCGGCAGCAACCTCATCACCTCCAACGCGCCCAACGCCCAGGTCGGCGTCACACTCCTCAATGCTGTGCGCACCCTCTACGCGGTGGAGGGAATGTCGCGGTCCGCCGCGCTCACCGCTGCTGAACTGAATGGACGGCTCAGCAGCGGTCCACTGCGTAACGACTATCGAAATCTGGTCGGGTCGTATCGGATCGCACTTCCGCAGCTCGCCGCCGACCTGGGCGCTGATCCAGCAGCTGACACGATCCGGGCAGCACTTGCATCTCCCGGCTGGCAGCAGGTGGCCGCGATGGAGGACTACCTCATCAATCCGCCGAAGCCGGACAAATACGGTGACGTCCCGCCACCGCCAATGACCTTCGCCGAGTGGCGTTCCGCGCAGGAACAGCTGTCTGTACCCGTGATCGACGCATGGAAGAGCCTGAACGACCATGCGAACCAGATCGCTGCCGACGAGGGCAAGCGCACGGCGGCGAACTCACTGTGGGCGGGTGCGGCTGTGCTCGCGCTTGCGCTCGTGGCCTTCCTGCTGTCGCTGTGGCTGGCCAACCGGCTGATCGGCCGGCTCAAGCGCCTACGCAAGGAAACGCTGGACCTGGCAGAGGTCGAACTGCCCGAGACCATGCGCAAGCTGGCCGCGGGCGAGCAGATTGATCCCCAGGCTGCGCACCTGGACTTCGGTGACGACGAGATCGGCTCGGTGGCTAAGGCTTTCAACCGCGCACACACGGCCGCCGTGTCTGCCGCCGTCACCGAGGCCCGCACCCGCGAGGGTGTGCGCGCGGTGTTCCTCAACATCGCCCACCGAAGCCAGATGGTGGTGCACCGGCAACTCGAGGTCCTCGACGAGGCGGAACAACGCCAGGAGGATCCCGCCATGCTGGACGCATTCTTCCGACTCGACCACCTGGCGACCCGCGAACGCCGCAACGCCGAGAACCTTGTCATCCTCGGTGGCGGCCAGCCCGGCCGCCAGTGGCGGACTCCGGTGCCGCTGGTCGATCTGGTGCGTAGCGCGATCAGCGAGAGCCTCGACTACACGCGGGTGCACAACCGTCGCATGCCTCAGGTGTTCATCGTCGGCAACGTGGTTGCCGACCTCATCCACCTGCTCGCCGAACTGCTCGACAACGCGACGGCGTTCTCCCCGCCGCAGTCGCGCGTCGAAGTGAGCGGCACCGTGGTCGGCAAGGGGGTCGTGATCGAGATCAGCGATCAGGGCATGGGAATGTCCGCCGAAGAACTCGACCGCGTCAACGAGATGCTGCGCAATCCACCGGATTTCGGAGTCGAAACACTCTCGGAAACGTCACGCCTGGGCTTGTTCATCGTTTCGCAGCTGGGGGTGCGGCACGGAATCAGTGTGCAGCTGAGCGAATCCGAGTACGGCGGCATTCGCGCCATCGTGCTGGTACCGAACTCGGTGGTCGCCGCCGATACGACACCTGTGGTCGGCGATGTACCGGATCGGTTCGCCGACCATCGGCCAGAGGTGCGGACTGCCAGCGCGCTGCCGGATCTCGACTCTGCCGAATCAGCCTCGGCTGCGGTGGGTGTCGCAACGCTGGCACCCGTCACTCCGGCGCCTCCCATCGAACAGCTGGTGCAGCCGGTTGCCCCGGAGCGGGCGTGGTCGCACCTCGACCGCGTCGACAGCGCGCCACAGGCCGAGTACACGGAATATTCCGCTACAACCGCGTGGCACGAGGTGCCGACCCCGGCTGCCGAACGGGCGTCCTCCACCCCGCAACCGTTGCTCGACAACGGCGGTGACGGTCGCCCGAACCTGCCTCGCCGTCGCCGGCAGGCCAGTCTGGCACCGGAGTTGGCGCATGATCCTCAACCCGAGCCCGAGACGGAAGCGCAGCAGCCGCAACGATCGGCGGAGCAAGCGCGAGATCTGATGTCCGCCATCACGTACGGTACCCAGCAGGCTCGACAATCGGCACCCGCGCCCGAGCATCCAATCTGGGACGAAATGAAAGATGATGGAAGGTGA